One Drechmeria coniospora strain ARSEF 6962 chromosome 01, whole genome shotgun sequence genomic region harbors:
- a CDS encoding MAT1-1-1, producing MKQKNITTRAEILQRLSAVQCLELLQLMPDDTLLELAGRYFETLTDSEILRSHENSAPNIGKDHVKIASDRAKRPLNAFMAFRCYYLKIFPDVQQKDASGFLTLLWGKDSARNKWALIAKVYSFVRDEIGKDKVSLSTFLGLACPTMGIVQPSEYLETFGWTIVNEEDGPKILCRDEAKSSAIVEQSDANFDYFPSTEMELLSTLVRVGYFPDQGMDLIERMGSNQSGIMTTRGNKFNLPVSYTKEKADFIQIIRDDPIQATKDILGECYDDYTIRELGVKTHNVGNVETISHLSMEREYQDPSLFYNYASTHQGIGLPVFEENVLHFDGIPENESYDINNPFDLDEMLGHTQSEGERSEYAVSDVLSSN from the exons ATGAAGCAAAAAAATATTACAACAAGAGCGGAGATCCTCCAGCGTCTATCGGCTGTGCAATGTCTAGAGCTCCTGCAATTAATGCCTGATGATACCCTTCTCGAATTGGCTGGTCGCTATTTTGAAACCCTCACCGACTCAGAGATTCTGAGATCTCACGAAAATAGTGCACCGAATATTGGAAAAGATCACGTAAAGATCGCCTCTGATCGAGCCAAACGACCACTTAATGCTTTTATGGCATTTCGAT GTTACTATCTCAAGATCTTCCCTGATGTTCAACAAAAGGATGCCTCCGGGTTCCTAACTCTGCTTTGGGGCAAGGATTCAGCAAGAAATAAGTGGGCGTTAATCGCAAAAGTTTACTCATTCGTCCGAGATGAGATTGGCAAGGACAAAGTATCTTTGTCCACattcctcggcctcgcctgcCCAACTATGGGAATTGTTCAACCTTCCGAGTACCTGGAGACCTTTGGCTGGACCATAGTTAATGAGGAGGATGGTCCAAAAATTCTTTGTCGCGACGAGGCAAAATCTTCGGCTATTGTCGAACAGAGCGATGCGAACTTTGATTACTTCCCCAGCACTGAAATGGAACTTTTGTCCACTCTTGTCAGAGTCGGATACTTCCCCGACCAAGGAATGGATCTCATTGAGCGTATGGGTTCTAACCAGAGTGGCATCATGACCACTCGTGGCAACAAATTCAACCTTCCCGTCTCCTATACGAAGGAAAAGGCTGATTTCATCCAAATCATCCGCGATGATCCGATACAGGCGACTAAGGACATTCTCGGTGAATGCTATGACGATTACACAATTCGCGAGCTTGGAGTCAAGACACATAATGTTGGCAACGTTGAGACGATATCCCATTTGTCAATGGAGCGGGAGTACCAGGACCCTTCATTGTTCTACAACTATGCCTCCACGCATCAAGGTATCGGATTGCCTGTTTTTGAAGAGAATGTTCTCCATTTTGATGGAATTCCTGAGAATGAAAGTTATGACATCAACAATCCATTTGATTTGGATGAGATGCTTGGTCATACACAATCTGAAGGAGAGCGGAGTGAGTATGCCGTCTCAGATGTGTTGAGCTCCAACTAA